The following nucleotide sequence is from Halogeometricum borinquense DSM 11551.
TCCGACGCCGTAGACGGTCATCAGTCCAGCCCTCCGGCGTCGCGCCGTCCGACGATGATGTACACCGGATTGTTGGATTTGAAACTCGTCGCTCCGGCGAGTTCGTAGCCGTGGCTCACCTGCATCTGGACGACTTCGTCGAGCAGGTCACGTTCGCGGAAGGCCTCGATTGCCGCACCGGTCGGTTCGACCCGCGAGACGTTCATGACGACGCGGTCGATTTCGGATTTGACGGCGTGGTCCAGCACCGCCTCGAAGTTCCGGCTCCCGCCGATGAACATCGCATCCGCGTCGTCCGGGAGACCTGCCGGTGCTTCCGCCTCGTGGAGCGCTACGTCGGCATCGTACTCGTTCGCCGCGAGGTTCTTCCGCGTCACCTCCAGTCGCTTTGCCTTTCGTTCGACAGCGGTCACCCGTTTGACTCGTTGCGCCGCTTCGATGCTAACCGACCCGGTACACGACCCGACATCGACGAAGTGGTCAGTCGGACGTAAGTCGAGTTTGTCGAGCGTTACCGCTCGCACCTCCGACTTCGTCGGTCCTGCCTTGGCGTCGTGCGGGAGCGTTACGCGTGACATTCGAATCTACTATCCAGACGACGTTTGAAAACAATTATGCTTGTAGTACAGCAAACTGAGTTTCACAACCGATGCGGCTGTAATTATTAAACCCGAGTTGCGTTAGAACAATCAAAATTGATTTATGTCGGTGCTCTCATCGAACCGACACGGAGAGATTCACTAATGCACATCATGGAAGGGTTTTTGCCACCGTTTTGGGCGTTCGTTTGGACGGCGGTCGCGCTCCCGTTCGTCGCCTACGGAGCCAAGCGAACGATCAAAACGATGCGGGCAGACACCAAAATGAAGGCGCTCATCGCAATCGGGACGGCGTTCGTCTTCGTTCTCTCGGCGCTCAAAC
It contains:
- the cbiT gene encoding precorrin-6Y C5,15-methyltransferase (decarboxylating) subunit CbiT, which gives rise to MSRVTLPHDAKAGPTKSEVRAVTLDKLDLRPTDHFVDVGSCTGSVSIEAAQRVKRVTAVERKAKRLEVTRKNLAANEYDADVALHEAEAPAGLPDDADAMFIGGSRNFEAVLDHAVKSEIDRVVMNVSRVEPTGAAIEAFRERDLLDEVVQMQVSHGYELAGATSFKSNNPVYIIVGRRDAGGLD